A genomic window from Coccinella septempunctata chromosome 9, icCocSept1.1, whole genome shotgun sequence includes:
- the LOC123320176 gene encoding palmitoyltransferase ZDHHC16 yields the protein MRLIWQISNIPKALYNFCFTKYERCRTSLISLTYNHFLDSGYIADVFMEPLFWTVDNFANVLGPLFVIAVTGLTASVVVIAYWIGLPYWWERNCYVCVILVIIGHWLLVNIIFHYYKAVVTPPGYPPQGELLTEAVSICKKCIAPKPPRAHHCSVCNKCILKMDHHCPWLNNCVGFKNHRYFFLYMVYMVIGVLFIITAGFDIGYNVIINLNADEELEGHPVRLNKSGMLVAVEHKGYIEKEPFNDVFHQNFEIQITPLNEYLYEPSKRRCVVYMVLINLSVLIALGSLSYWHYNLIRKGETSIEAHINKTETKRLAEIGEKYVNPYDFGCKKNLRLFLGLVQGRTFFKNVILPSGHEPPGNGLMWYTVMDKTVFDEWP from the coding sequence ATGCGTTTAATATGGCAAATATCTAATATTCCGAAGGCATTATATAATTTTTGCTTCACTAAATACGAACGATGTCGTACGAGTTTAATTTCTCTCACTTACAACCACTTTTTAGATTCTGGGTATATTGCAGATGTTTTTATGGAACCACTTTTCTGGACTGTAGATAACTTTGCTAATGTTTTGGGGCCCCTTTTTGTTATAGCTGTAACTGGTTTAACAGCAAGTGTTGTAGTTATCGCATACTGGATAGGACTCCCTTATTGGTGGGAAAGAAACTGTTATGTGTGTGTTATTTTGGTTATAATAGGGCATTGGCTTCTTGTGAATATAATATTCCATTACTATAAAGCTGTAGTAACACCTCCAGGTTATCCTCCTCAAGGTGAATTACTAACCGAAGCTGTCAGTATATGTAAAAAGTGCATTGCGCCAAAACCTCCGAGAGCACACCATTGTTCAGTTTGCAACAAATGTATTCTTAAAATGGATCACCACTGCCCTTGGCTGAACAACTGTGTGGGTTTTAAAAATCACAGATATTTCTTCCTTTACATGGTCTACATGGTTATTGGTGTACTCTTTATAATCACGGCTGGATTTGATATCGGATATAATGTAATAATCAACTTGAATGCTGATGAAGAACTGGAAGGGCACCCAGTGAGATTGAATAAATCTGGAATGTTAGTTGCTGTTGAACATAAAGGATACATTGAGAAAGAGCCTTTTAATGATGTATTCCACCAGAACTTCGAAATACAAATAACTCCTTTGAATGAGTATTTATATGAACCTTCTAAAAGAAGATGTGTTGTCTACATGGTACTGATAAATTTGAGTGTATTGATTGCCTTAGGCTCTTTGAGTTACTGGCATTATAACCTCATTCGTAAAGGTGAAACTAGCATAGAAGCACATATAAATAAAACAGAGACAAAGAGGCTAGCTGAAATTGGTGAAAAGTACGTAAATCCTTACGACTTtggatgtaaaaaaaatttgaggCTTTTTCTTGGTTTGGTACAAGGTAGAACTTTCTTTAAGAATGTGATCTTGCCTTCTGGTCATGAACCACCTGGTAATGGACTCATGTGGTATACCGTTATGGATAAAACAGTTTTTGACGAGTGGCCCTAG